One stretch of Mixophyes fleayi isolate aMixFle1 unplaced genomic scaffold, aMixFle1.hap1 Scaffold_1599, whole genome shotgun sequence DNA includes these proteins:
- the LOC142115246 gene encoding putative G-protein coupled receptor 139, translating into MTKSIVYYLVSLAVANFLLILVVTVFRDIFYFYVDITLWWPQPSCGVSNWIYFTCVYSLTWLTVAFSVDRYVIVCCMKLKLRYCKPSVTRWIIIGVYIAAFLVAMPTFWMYVPVRTTQPDGSIFHICTLHRNLSSIPFLSVYDHIQTTVWIIFPLVSLVLTNGLTVWHITVTTRIRQSLKGAAAGKQSDDPEVARRKKSVTLLAMISISFLAHWLPKMVVKVMERFTYPPVNRYNFYHPVNVVRMLCNMLIVFSSFSNVCIYSLTITKFRQELLRGVKLVLSSLCHNPRSLLPSDKPINVFTI; encoded by the coding sequence ATGACCAAGTCCATTGTTTATTACTTAGTGTCATTAGCGGTGGCTAATTTCCTCCTCATCCTGGTGGTGACAGTTTTCCGGGATATCTTCTACTTCTATGTGGACATCACACTGTGGTGGCCCCAGCCATCCTGTGGTGTCAGTAACTGGATCTATTTCACGTGTGTCTACTCACTAACGTGGCTCACCGTTGCTTTCTCTGTTGATCGCTACGTCATTGTTTGTTGCATGAAGCTGAAGCTCAGGTACTGTAAGCCCTCCGTCACACGATGGATTATCATTGGTGTATATATAGCTGCTTTCCTGGTGGCCATGCCAACGTTCTGGATGTATGTTCCTGTCCGCACTACTCAACCAGATGGATCCATCTTCCACATTTGTACCCTCCATCGAAACCTGAGCTCAATTCCTTTTCTGTCGGTCTATGACCACATCCAGACAACTGTTTGGATAATCTTTCCTCTCGTCTCTTTGGTTCTGACCAATGGCTTGACCGTCTGGCACATCACTGTAACCACCAGAATACGGCAAAGCCTGAAGGGGGCGGCTGCTGGGAAACAATCCGATGACCCAGAGGTGGCTCGGAGAAAAAAGTCTGTAACTCTCCTTGCGATGATTTCCATCTCATTTCTGGCTCACTGGCTGCCGAAAatggtcgtcaaggtgatggaGAGATTCACCTATCCACCGGTCAACCGCTACAACTTCTACCACCCAGTAAATGTGGTAAGAATGCTCTGCAACATGCTGATTGTCTTCAGCTCCTTCAGTAACGTCTGTATCTACTCACTCACCATCACTAAATTCAGACAGGAACTGCTTCGGGGAGTGAAGCTTGTCCTCTCCTCACTATGCCATAACCCTCGCTCACTCTTACCTTCTGACAAACCCATTAATGTTTTCACTATATGA